In Achromobacter spanius, the following proteins share a genomic window:
- the flhC gene encoding flagellar transcriptional regulator FlhC, translating to MASKSVSQEADDILLASSMITLGARLQVLEAETSLSHDRLARLYREIRGCSPPKGMLPFSVDWFMTWLPNIHSSLFYNVYSFLNARTSSKGMRATIDAYRLYLENAGLDTAESTEPVLSFTRAWMLVRFFDSGMLQLSACRQCGGHFIAHAHDPQSDFVCAICRPPPRAGKTRAAAKARAGTRPAPLFGDARP from the coding sequence ATGGCCTCCAAAAGCGTATCTCAGGAAGCGGACGACATTCTGCTTGCCAGCTCCATGATTACTTTGGGAGCTCGGTTACAGGTCCTGGAGGCGGAAACCAGCCTCAGCCACGACCGCCTCGCACGCTTGTATCGTGAAATTCGTGGTTGCTCGCCACCCAAAGGCATGCTGCCGTTCTCGGTTGACTGGTTCATGACCTGGTTGCCGAACATCCATTCGTCGCTGTTCTATAACGTGTATTCGTTCCTGAACGCGCGCACCAGCAGCAAGGGCATGCGCGCCACCATCGACGCCTATCGCCTGTACCTGGAAAACGCCGGCCTTGATACGGCCGAAAGCACCGAGCCGGTACTGAGCTTCACCCGCGCCTGGATGCTCGTGCGTTTCTTTGATAGCGGCATGTTGCAACTGTCCGCCTGCCGCCAGTGCGGCGGCCATTTCATTGCCCACGCCCATGATCCGCAATCGGATTTTGTTTGCGCGATCTGCCGTCCGCCCCCTCGCGCCGGCAAGACGCGCGCAGCGGCCAAAGCGCGCGCCGGCACCCGTCCCGCGCCTCTCTTCGGCGACGCCCGTCCCTGA
- the motA gene encoding flagellar motor stator protein MotA, protein MLIVIGFLVVIVSVVGSFIALGGHLGALYQPFELTLIFGAAFGAFLAGNSKKSLMLVKAALPDALKSSRYSKDVYMELMALLYVLLNKARREGLMAIESHIEDPASSPIFSEYPRIAKDAKLMEFITDYLRIMISGNMSSFEIETLMDEEIETYRHEREVPAHALQQMADGLPAFGIVAAVLGVIKALAAVDQPPAILGDLISKAMVGTFLGILLAYGFVGPLASRVERRNDEAMKVLECIKTTLLASMNGYPPQLAVEFGRKVLFSSVRPTFGELEEHVRQTKSTGKA, encoded by the coding sequence GTGTTGATTGTTATCGGTTTTCTCGTGGTGATCGTGTCGGTCGTCGGCAGCTTCATAGCGCTGGGCGGCCACTTGGGCGCGCTTTACCAGCCCTTCGAGCTGACGCTGATCTTTGGTGCGGCCTTTGGGGCTTTTCTGGCCGGCAACAGCAAAAAGTCGCTGATGCTGGTGAAGGCGGCGCTGCCCGACGCGCTGAAAAGTTCGCGCTACAGCAAAGACGTGTACATGGAGCTGATGGCTCTCTTGTATGTGTTGCTGAACAAAGCGCGTCGTGAAGGCCTGATGGCCATCGAATCGCATATTGAAGACCCGGCGTCCAGCCCGATCTTCAGCGAATATCCTCGCATCGCCAAAGACGCGAAGCTCATGGAGTTCATTACGGACTACCTGCGCATCATGATCAGCGGCAACATGAGCTCGTTTGAAATCGAAACGCTCATGGACGAGGAAATCGAGACCTATCGCCATGAACGGGAAGTGCCCGCGCATGCGCTGCAGCAGATGGCCGACGGCCTGCCGGCCTTCGGTATCGTGGCCGCGGTGCTGGGCGTGATCAAGGCGCTGGCCGCCGTGGACCAGCCGCCCGCCATTCTGGGCGACCTGATCTCCAAGGCCATGGTCGGCACGTTCCTGGGGATTCTGCTGGCGTATGGCTTCGTGGGGCCGCTGGCTTCGCGGGTTGAGCGCCGCAACGACGAAGCCATGAAAGTGCTGGAATGCATCAAGACCACGTTGCTGGCCAGCATGAACGGCTACCCGCCCCAACTGGCGGTGGAATTTGGCCGCAAGGTGCTGTTCTCGTCCGTGCGTCCGACCTTTGGTGAGCTGGAAGAGCACGTCCGGCAAACCAAGTCGACCGGCAAGGCCTGA
- the motB gene encoding flagellar motor protein MotB: MSTVNNHRVVIRRKKVKGGGHHGGSWKIAYADFITAMMAFFLVLWLISIVPREELKGIAEYFRMPLRVAITGGPSSSAETSAVPGGGRDPLRSEGDVRKGQGNRVESQPMGDAERREQHRLENLKKRLENVIETSPVLKSFRPQLLIDLTTEGLRIQIIDNQNRPMFATGRAEVQSYMRDILRELGPVLNELPNKVSISGHTDASQYARGERAYSNWELSADRANASRQELVAGGMNESKVMRIQGLSSSMSLVKDDPYAAVNRRISLVVLNMNTQKRIESENAAAADISAKDAREVGTAVEAAQAAVQAATATNQGEAANAPPVQGVR, translated from the coding sequence ATGAGCACGGTAAACAATCACCGTGTGGTGATCCGCCGCAAGAAGGTCAAGGGCGGCGGACACCACGGCGGAAGCTGGAAAATCGCCTACGCCGACTTCATCACCGCGATGATGGCGTTCTTTCTGGTGCTGTGGCTGATCAGCATCGTGCCACGCGAAGAACTCAAGGGCATCGCGGAATATTTCCGCATGCCCCTGCGCGTGGCGATCACGGGCGGGCCCAGCAGCTCGGCCGAGACCAGCGCGGTGCCGGGCGGCGGGCGCGACCCCTTGCGCAGCGAAGGCGATGTGCGCAAAGGCCAGGGCAACCGGGTTGAATCCCAGCCCATGGGCGACGCCGAACGGCGCGAGCAGCACCGCCTGGAAAACCTGAAAAAGCGCCTTGAGAACGTCATCGAGACCAGCCCCGTCCTGAAAAGCTTCAGGCCGCAACTGCTGATCGACCTGACGACGGAAGGCCTGCGCATTCAGATCATCGACAACCAGAACCGCCCCATGTTCGCGACCGGCCGCGCCGAAGTGCAGTCGTACATGCGCGACATTCTGCGCGAGCTGGGACCGGTGCTGAATGAACTGCCCAACAAGGTCAGCATCTCGGGCCACACCGACGCCTCGCAGTACGCGCGCGGCGAACGTGCCTATAGCAACTGGGAATTGTCGGCGGACCGCGCCAATGCCTCGCGCCAGGAATTGGTGGCCGGCGGCATGAACGAAAGCAAGGTCATGCGCATCCAGGGTCTGTCTTCCAGCATGAGTCTGGTTAAAGATGATCCGTATGCAGCCGTTAATAGACGTATCAGCCTCGTGGTGCTCAATATGAACACCCAGAAGCGCATCGAAAGCGAGAACGCCGCCGCGGCGGACATCAGTGCCAAAGATGCCCGCGAGGTGGGGACGGCCGTGGAGGCGGCGCAAGCCGCCGTCCAGGCCGCGACGGCAACCAATCAAGGCGAAGCGGCAAATGCGCCGCCGGTTCAGGGGGTTCGATAG
- a CDS encoding response regulator — translation MAATILVADDSATMRMIVQATLTGAGWKVLTAGNGQEALDVAKSHPVDLVVSDWNMPVKGGLELIQGLRELDQYLDVPVLVLTTEDDVDSKMAARDLGVCGWLSKPVDPDVLVELATELLDEQAGA, via the coding sequence ATGGCGGCAACGATTCTGGTGGCGGACGACTCGGCGACGATGCGCATGATCGTCCAGGCGACGTTGACGGGCGCGGGATGGAAGGTGTTGACGGCCGGCAACGGCCAGGAAGCGCTGGATGTGGCCAAGAGCCACCCGGTGGACCTGGTGGTCAGCGACTGGAACATGCCCGTCAAGGGCGGGCTGGAGCTGATCCAGGGCCTGCGTGAACTGGACCAGTACCTGGATGTGCCGGTGCTGGTGCTGACCACCGAAGACGATGTGGATAGCAAAATGGCCGCTCGGGATCTGGGCGTTTGTGGCTGGCTGTCCAAGCCGGTCGACCCCGATGTGCTGGTGGAATTGGCGACCGAGCTGCTCGATGAGCAGGCCGGCGCGTAA
- the cheA gene encoding chemotaxis protein CheA, which translates to MSSGLDLSQFYETFFDEADELLAQMEQLLLELDVGSPDIEQLNAIFRAAHSIKGGAATFGCFTQLAGTTHLLENLLDAIRRGEMALRTDMIDIFLETKDVLKSQLDAYRASEEPDEAVFERICAVLRQLALEHKDPAAAVAAPAAPAPVAAPAPAPAPVVAAPAPAPEPEPQPVTQAAAAGDLPLKVRITKVSDKDAASLLEEMGNLGNVRASERANGALTVWMDSTCTPDDIEAVCCFIVDGDQLSISREAAPAAQATTPVAEPVATAPAPVAAPAPAPVAAEPVPTVADTVAAAEAITQAAARASRPAAPAHADKESTSIRVGVEKVDQVINLVGELVITQAMLAQTASTLDPVLHDRLLNGMEQLERNARDLQEAVMSIRMMPMDYVFSRFPRLVRDIAGKMGKQIELQTYGRATELDKSLIERIIDPLTHLVRNSLDHGIETPEKRIAAGKDPVGQLVLSAQHNGGNIVIEVSDDGGGLSREKILKKAMAQGMAVNENSPDDEIWQLIFAPGFSTAEKVTDISGRGVGMDVVRRNIQDMGGHVQLSCEPGNGTTTRIVLPLTLAILDGMSVRVGEETFILPLNHVTESLQPTNDQIYSVAGNERVMHVRGEYLPLVEMHRVFSVSQAQTDPTQAIAVIMQAEDRRFALLVDHLIGQHQVVVKNLESNYRKVPGISAATILGDGSVALIVDVFALARANRERWSQPEAILN; encoded by the coding sequence ATGAGTTCTGGTTTGGACCTCAGTCAGTTTTACGAGACCTTTTTCGATGAGGCGGACGAGCTGCTCGCGCAGATGGAGCAGCTGCTGCTTGAACTCGACGTGGGTTCTCCCGATATCGAACAGCTCAATGCCATCTTCCGCGCGGCCCACTCCATCAAGGGCGGCGCGGCGACATTCGGCTGTTTTACGCAGTTGGCGGGTACCACCCACCTGCTTGAAAACCTTCTGGACGCAATCCGCCGTGGCGAAATGGCGCTGCGTACGGACATGATTGATATTTTCTTGGAAACGAAAGACGTGCTCAAAAGCCAACTGGATGCCTATCGGGCCTCCGAAGAGCCCGATGAAGCCGTGTTTGAGCGTATCTGCGCCGTCTTGAGGCAGTTGGCGCTGGAGCATAAGGACCCCGCCGCGGCCGTGGCCGCGCCGGCGGCGCCTGCTCCCGTGGCTGCTCCGGCTCCCGCGCCCGCGCCTGTCGTGGCTGCTCCGGCCCCCGCGCCCGAACCCGAACCCCAACCCGTCACGCAGGCCGCCGCCGCCGGCGACTTGCCGCTCAAAGTCAGGATCACCAAGGTGTCCGACAAGGACGCGGCGTCCCTGCTTGAAGAAATGGGCAACCTGGGCAACGTGCGCGCAAGCGAACGTGCCAATGGCGCCCTGACCGTGTGGATGGACAGCACCTGCACGCCGGACGACATTGAAGCGGTGTGTTGCTTCATTGTGGATGGTGACCAGCTTTCCATCAGCCGCGAAGCCGCACCCGCCGCCCAGGCCACCACCCCGGTGGCCGAGCCGGTGGCAACTGCCCCCGCGCCGGTGGCAGCGCCTGCGCCTGCGCCCGTAGCGGCAGAGCCCGTGCCGACGGTGGCGGATACCGTCGCAGCGGCCGAGGCCATCACGCAAGCCGCTGCCCGCGCATCGCGTCCGGCGGCACCCGCGCACGCCGACAAGGAATCCACCTCCATTCGTGTGGGCGTGGAAAAAGTCGACCAGGTGATCAACCTGGTGGGCGAACTGGTCATCACGCAGGCCATGCTGGCGCAAACGGCCTCCACGCTGGACCCCGTCCTGCACGACCGCCTGCTCAACGGCATGGAACAGTTGGAACGCAACGCCCGTGACCTGCAGGAAGCGGTGATGTCCATCCGCATGATGCCGATGGACTACGTGTTCAGCCGCTTTCCGCGTCTGGTGCGCGACATTGCCGGCAAGATGGGCAAGCAGATCGAACTGCAAACCTACGGCCGCGCCACCGAGCTGGACAAGAGCCTGATCGAACGCATCATCGACCCGCTGACGCACTTGGTGCGCAACAGCCTGGACCACGGTATCGAAACGCCCGAAAAGCGTATCGCCGCGGGCAAGGATCCGGTCGGTCAACTGGTGTTGTCCGCGCAACACAACGGCGGCAACATCGTGATCGAAGTCAGCGATGACGGCGGCGGCCTGAGCCGCGAAAAGATCCTGAAGAAGGCCATGGCCCAGGGCATGGCCGTCAACGAGAATTCGCCTGACGATGAAATCTGGCAACTGATTTTCGCGCCGGGTTTCTCCACCGCCGAAAAGGTCACGGACATCTCGGGCCGTGGCGTGGGCATGGACGTGGTGCGCCGGAACATCCAGGACATGGGTGGCCATGTGCAGTTGTCGTGCGAGCCGGGCAACGGCACCACGACGCGCATCGTGCTGCCGCTGACGCTGGCCATTCTGGACGGCATGTCGGTGCGCGTGGGTGAAGAAACCTTCATCCTGCCGCTGAACCATGTAACGGAATCGCTGCAACCCACCAACGACCAGATCTACTCGGTGGCGGGTAACGAGCGCGTGATGCATGTGCGTGGCGAATACCTGCCGCTGGTGGAAATGCATCGTGTGTTCTCGGTCAGCCAGGCGCAGACCGATCCCACGCAGGCCATCGCCGTCATCATGCAGGCCGAAGACCGCCGTTTTGCGCTGTTGGTGGATCACCTGATCGGCCAGCACCAGGTGGTGGTGAAGAATCTTGAGTCCAACTACCGCAAGGTTCCCGGCATCTCGGCGGCCACCATCCTGGGTGATGGCAGCGTGGCCCTGATTGTTGACGTATTTGCGCTTGCGCGCGCCAACCGTGAACGTTGGTCGCAGCCCGAAGCCATTTTGAATTGA
- the cheW gene encoding chemotaxis protein CheW: MAAKPQAQSARNEDVGSEFLVFTLGDEEYGIDILKVQEIRGYDADTVTRIANVPTFIKGVTNLRGIIVPIVDLRIKFNLGRVDYNEQTVVIILNLDRRVVGIVVDGVSDVLMLNAGQIRPAPEFGATLSTEYLTGLGTVDERMLILVDIEKMMTSDEMALVEKVAS, encoded by the coding sequence ATGGCAGCCAAACCGCAAGCGCAATCCGCGCGCAACGAAGATGTCGGCAGCGAATTCCTCGTCTTCACGCTGGGCGACGAAGAGTACGGCATCGACATCCTGAAAGTGCAGGAAATCCGGGGCTACGACGCCGACACGGTGACTCGCATCGCCAACGTTCCGACCTTCATCAAGGGCGTGACGAACCTGCGCGGCATCATCGTTCCCATCGTCGACCTGCGTATCAAGTTCAACCTGGGCCGCGTTGACTACAACGAGCAGACCGTCGTCATCATCCTCAACCTGGATCGCCGCGTGGTCGGCATCGTGGTTGATGGCGTGTCCGACGTGCTGATGTTGAACGCCGGCCAGATTCGTCCGGCGCCGGAATTCGGCGCCACCTTGTCGACCGAATACCTGACCGGTCTGGGCACGGTGGACGAGCGCATGCTCATCCTGGTCGATATCGAAAAGATGATGACCAGCGACGAAATGGCGCTGGTGGAGAAGGTCGCCTCCTGA
- a CDS encoding methyl-accepting chemotaxis protein, with amino-acid sequence MRKFFANMTIRSSLLWVLAFFSFMLVIGAALGVLSLRISNGTLAEIKQSQELNDAVSRVVSSYKDTMSGLGRAATANYADIVGSVGQATLLTQGLSAEATGLLERAKGSMNKGQAEFEYYKTLPQPPDAVESLKEIEASYAMLVQQGLNPLVAALEKADMPAYQKQVQTVQDALEGRFSRAIEGFDFWRASKMLDAHDVAQVRYQFVLIAVAAGGVIAALLVFATYIFLRRRVLQPLKEAGQHFDRIAGGDLTARVEARNTNEIGQLFAALKRMQESLTRTVATVRRGVDEINVGSHEIAAGNTDLSSRTEQQAASLEETAASMEELASTVKQNADNARQANQLAASASDVAERGGSAVSEVVTTMHDISASSRKISEIVSVIDGIAFQTNILALNAAVEAARAGEQGKGFAVVAGEVRSLAQRSAQAAKEIKGLIEDSVTKVGAGSQQVERAGATMQEIVASVKRVTDIMGEISAASEEQSSGIDQVNRAVSQMDEVTQQNAALVEEAAAAAGSLQEQAERLAQAVAVFKINAGEVIEVPAQRLSSVRSSDEDSRLQAHDALALGH; translated from the coding sequence ATGCGCAAGTTTTTCGCGAACATGACGATACGCAGCAGCCTGTTGTGGGTGCTGGCGTTCTTCTCATTCATGTTGGTGATTGGGGCGGCGCTAGGCGTGTTGTCCCTGCGCATCAGCAATGGAACCCTGGCCGAGATCAAGCAGTCGCAGGAACTGAATGACGCGGTGAGCCGGGTCGTGTCCAGCTACAAGGACACGATGAGCGGCCTGGGCCGCGCGGCGACCGCCAACTATGCGGACATCGTGGGCAGTGTCGGTCAAGCCACCTTGCTGACACAGGGCCTGTCGGCGGAAGCCACCGGGCTGCTGGAACGCGCCAAGGGGTCCATGAACAAGGGCCAGGCGGAATTCGAGTACTACAAGACGCTGCCCCAGCCCCCGGACGCCGTCGAGTCGCTGAAGGAAATTGAAGCGTCCTACGCCATGCTGGTGCAGCAAGGCTTGAACCCGCTGGTGGCCGCCCTGGAAAAGGCCGACATGCCGGCCTACCAGAAGCAGGTCCAGACGGTGCAAGACGCGCTGGAAGGGCGTTTTTCACGCGCCATCGAGGGCTTTGATTTCTGGCGCGCCAGCAAGATGCTGGACGCGCATGACGTGGCGCAGGTGCGCTACCAATTCGTGTTGATCGCGGTGGCCGCGGGCGGTGTGATCGCCGCGCTGCTGGTGTTTGCCACCTATATCTTCCTGCGCCGCCGCGTGCTGCAGCCCTTGAAAGAAGCTGGCCAGCACTTCGACCGCATCGCGGGCGGTGACCTGACCGCCCGGGTGGAGGCGCGCAACACCAATGAAATCGGCCAGTTGTTCGCCGCCCTGAAGCGCATGCAGGAAAGCCTGACGCGCACGGTGGCGACGGTGCGCCGTGGCGTGGATGAAATCAACGTGGGCTCGCATGAAATCGCGGCCGGCAACACCGACCTGTCCAGCCGCACGGAACAGCAGGCGGCGTCCCTTGAGGAAACCGCCGCGTCCATGGAAGAGCTGGCCTCTACCGTGAAGCAGAATGCCGACAACGCGCGCCAGGCCAACCAGTTGGCGGCCAGCGCGTCGGACGTGGCCGAGCGCGGCGGTTCTGCGGTGTCGGAAGTGGTGACCACCATGCACGACATTTCGGCCAGCTCGCGCAAGATCTCCGAGATTGTTTCCGTCATCGACGGCATCGCGTTCCAGACCAACATCCTGGCGCTGAACGCCGCCGTGGAAGCGGCACGCGCGGGCGAGCAGGGCAAGGGTTTCGCGGTGGTGGCGGGCGAAGTGCGCTCGCTGGCGCAACGCAGCGCGCAAGCCGCCAAGGAAATCAAGGGCTTGATCGAAGACTCGGTCACGAAGGTGGGCGCGGGTTCTCAGCAGGTGGAACGCGCGGGTGCAACGATGCAGGAAATCGTGGCATCGGTGAAGCGCGTGACGGACATCATGGGCGAGATCTCGGCAGCGTCCGAAGAACAGTCCAGCGGTATTGACCAGGTCAACCGCGCCGTGTCGCAGATGGACGAAGTGACGCAACAGAACGCGGCGCTGGTGGAAGAAGCGGCGGCCGCGGCCGGCTCGCTGCAAGAGCAGGCGGAACGCCTGGCGCAAGCCGTGGCGGTGTTCAAGATCAATGCGGGCGAAGTCATCGAGGTGCCGGCGCAACGCCTGTCTTCGGTGCGATCGTCCGATGAAGACTCTCGCTTGCAAGCGCACGATGCGCTTGCGCTTGGGCACTGA